One Salmo trutta chromosome 19, fSalTru1.1, whole genome shotgun sequence genomic window carries:
- the LOC115154837 gene encoding alpha-actinin-3 yields MTAIETQVQYGSYMTSEQVYMTQEDDWDRDLLLDPAWEKQQRKTFTAWCNSHLRKAGTQIENIEEDFRNGLKLMLLLEVISGERLPKPDKGKMRFHKIANVNKALDFICSKGVKLVSIGAEEIVDGNVKMTLGMIWTIILRFAIQDISVEETSAKEGLLLWCQRKTAPYRNVNVQNFHISWKDGLALCALIHRHRPDLIDYSKLRKDDPMGNLNTAFEVAEKYLDIPKMLDAEDIVNTPKPDEKAIMTYVSCFYHAFAGAEQAETAANRICKVLAVNQENEKLMEEYEKLASELLEWIRRTIPWLENRVAEQTMRAMQQKLEDFRDYRRVHKPPKVQEKCQLEINFNTLQTKLRLSNRPAFMPSEGKMVSDIANAWKGLEQVEKGYEEWLLTEIRRLERLDHLAEKFKQKSSLHESWTSGKVELLSMKDYESASLMEIRALMRKHEAFESDLAAHQDRVEQIAAIAQELNELDYHDAVTINARCQGICDQWDNLGTLTQKRRDSLERVEKLWETIDQLYLEFAKRAAPFNNWMDGAMEDLQDMFIVHSIEEIQSLITAHDQFKATLPEADKERVATMGIQNEIVKIAQTYGIKLSGVNPYTNLSPQDITDKWDAVKHLVPLRDQMLQEEVARQQSNERLRRQFAAQANIIGPWIQTKMEEISHVSVDIAGSLEEQMSNLKQYEQNIINYKCNIDKLEGDHQLSQESLIFDNKHTNYTMEHVRVGWEQLLTTIARTINEVENQILTRDAKGISQEQLNEFRASFNHFDRKRNGMMDPDDFRACLISMGYDLGEVEFARIMTLVDSNNTGVVTFQAFIDFMTRETAETDTADQVMASFKILASDKTYITVEELRRELPPEQADYCISRMTSYVGSGAPPGALDYISFSSALYGESDL; encoded by the exons accttcACCGCCTGGTGCAACTCTCACCTGCGTAAAGCGGGCACACAGATTGAGAACATTGAGGAGGACTTCAGGAATGGGCTCAAGCTCATGTTGCTGTTGGAGGTCATCTCAG GTGAAAGGCTTCCCAAGCCAGACAAAGGCAAAATGCGTTTCCACAAAATCGCCAACGTGAACAAGGCCCTGGATTTCATCTGCAGCAAGGGAGTCAAGCTGGTGTCCATCGGTGCCGAGG AGATTGTGGATGGTAATGTGAAGATGACCCTGGGGATGATCTGGACCATCATTCTGCGTTTCGCCATCCAGGACATCTCTGTAGAGG AGACCTCTGCTAAGGAGGGTCTGTTGCTGTGGTGCCAGAGGAAGACTGCCCCCTACAGGAATGTCAATGTGCAGAACTTCCACATCAG TTGGAAGGATGGCCTGGCACTGTGTGCCCTCATCCACAGACACAGACCTGACCTCATTGACTACTCCAAACTGCGCAAG GATGACCCCATGGGCAATCTCAACACTGCCTTCGAGGTGGCAGAGAAGTACCTGGACATCCCCAAGATGTTGGATGCAGAAG ATATTGTGAACACCCCGAAGCCCGACGAGAAAGCCATCATGACCTATGTGTCCTGCTTCTATCATGCCTTCGCTGGAGCCGAGCAG GCCGAGACGGCTGCCAATAGGATCTGCAAGGTGCTGGCTGTCAACCAGGAGAACGAGAAGCTCATGGAGGAGTATGAGAAGCTGGCCAGTGAG CTGCTGGAGTGGATCCGTCGCACCATCCCCTGGCTGGAGAACCGCGTGGCCGAGCAGACCATGCGCGCCATGCAGCAGAAGCTGGAGGACTTCCGTGACTACCGTCGCGTCCACAAGCCTCCCAAGGTGCAGGAGAAGTGTCAGCTGGAGATTAACTTCAACACCCTGCAGACCAAGCTGAGGCTGAGCAACAGGCCCGCCTTCATGCCCTCCGAGGGCAAGATGGTGTCG GACATTGCCAATGCCTGGAAGGGTCTGGAGCAGGTAGAGAAGGGCTATGAGGAGTGGCTGCTCACTGAGATCAGACGCCTGGAGAGGCTGGACCACCTGGCTGAGAAGTTCAAGCAGAAGTCTTCCCTGCATGAGTCCTGGACCTCAG GTAAGGTGGAGCTGCTGTCCATGAAGGACTATGAGTCTGCCTCACTGATGGAGATCCGTGCCCTGATGAGGAAGCACGAGGCGTTTGAGAGCGACCTGGCTGCCCACCAGGACAGAGTGGAGCAGATTGCTGCCATCGCCCAGGAGCTCAa TGAGCTGGACTATCATGACGCCGTCACCATCAACGCCCGCTGCCAGGGTATTTGTGACCAGTGGGACAACCTGGGCACCTTGACCCAGAAGAGGAGAGACTCACTGGAG cgTGTGGAGAAGCTGTGGGAGACCATCGACCAGCTATACCTGGAGTTCGCCAAGAGAGCAGCCCCCTTCAACAACTGGATGGACGGAGCCATGGAGGACTTACAGGACATGTTCATTGTGCACAGCATTGAGGAGATCCAg agtCTGATCACAGCCCATGACCAGTTCAAGGCCACCTTGCCAGAGGCAGATAAGGAGCGCGTTGCAACCATGGGAATCCAGAATGAGATCGTGAAGATCGCTCAGACCTACGGCATCAAGCTGTCAGGGGTCAACCCCTACACCAACCTTTCCCCCCAGGACATCACCGACAAATGGGATGCT GTGAAACACCTGGTGCCCCTCAGGGATCAGATGCTGCAGGAGGAGGTGGCCAGGCAGCAGTCCAACGAGAGGCTGAGGCGCCAGTTCGCTGCCCAGGCCAACATCATTGGACCCTGGATCCAGACCAAGATGGAG GAGATCAGCCATGTGTCTGTGGACATCGCCGGCTCCCTGGAGGAACAGATGAGCAACCTGAAGCAGTACGAGCAGAACATCATCAACTACAAGTGCAACATCGACAAGCTGGAGGGAGACCACCAGCTCAGCCAGGAGTCCCTCATCTTCGACAACAAGCACACCAACTACACCATGGAG cATGTGCGTGTGGGCTGGGAGCAGCTCCTCACCACCATCGCCCGCACCATCAACGAGGTGGAGAACCAGATCCTGACCCGAGATGCCAAGGGCATCAGCCAGGAGCAGCTCAACGAGTTCAGAGCCTCCTTCAACCACTTTGACAGG AAGAGAAATGGTATGATGGACCCAGATGACTTCCGTGCCTGTCTCATCTCCATGGGCTACGATCTG gGTGAGGTGGAGTTTGCCCGCATCATGACGCTGGTGGATTCCAACAACACAGGTGTGGTGACCTTCCAGGCCTTCATCGACTTCATGACCCGCGAGACGGCCGAGACAGACACCGCCGATCAGGTCATGGCCTCATTCAAGATCCTGGCCTCTGACAAG ACATACATCACAGTGGAAGAACTGCGCAGGGAGCTGCCCCCAGAGCAGGCCGACTACTGCATCAGCCGCATGACCAGTTACGTCGGCAGCGGCGCACCCCCAGGCGCCCTGGACTACATCTCCTTCTCCAGTGCCCTGTACGGAGAGAGCGACTTATAA